From the genome of Mustelus asterias chromosome 7, sMusAst1.hap1.1, whole genome shotgun sequence, one region includes:
- the c7h7orf25 gene encoding UPF0415 protein C7orf25 homolog isoform X2 yields MSLHKILSERIAEAQELLGRAEALTRCRAGGVQGGAKLCSKLKAELKFLRKVEAGKVSVKESHLQSTNLTHLKAVIESAESLEDVVSLLHVFNYQERSGEKQSLVVDVVANGGLTWVKAIGRKAEALHSIWVGRGQYGDKSIVEQADDYLEASKQQLVQYSNPHIVFAFYNGISSPMAERLKEMGLSVRGDIVAVNSMIDFTEEADNWADSDEDLEEPLQVTKVDRSTVVARVAFPAEVKVDFCNRVNLDITTLITFVSAVSHGGCCFIFKEKVLTEQASQEREESVLPKLQAFMKGKELFACESAVKDFQAILETLGGPGEKARAQKLLQEITVVPDQPSERASRLEASAKINSRSITIFGTGDALKAITMTANSGFVRAADNQGVKFSVFIHQPRALTESKEPTATPLPGTAFHERISNGGLVR; encoded by the coding sequence ATGTCCCTGCACAAGATTCTGTCCGAGAGGATTGCTGAAGCGCAGGAGCTGCTGGGGAGGGCAGAGGCGCTCACTCGCTGCCGTGCTGGCGGGGTGCAGGGTGGAGCCAAGCTCTGCAGCAAGCTGAAGGCGGAGCTCAAGTTCCTGCGGAAAGTGGAAGCGGGCAAGGTTTCTGTGAAGGAGTCGCACCTGCAGAGTACGAACCTCACCCACCTGAAGGCGGTCATTGAGTCGGCGGAGAGCCTGGAGGATGTGGTCAGCCTGCTGCATGTTTTCAACTACCAGGAACGCTCTGGGGAAAAGCAGTCACTGGTGGTGGACGTGGTCGCAAACGGAGGCCTCACCTGGGTCAAAGCCATCGGCCGGAAAGCCGAGGCTCTGCACAGTATCTGGGTGGGGAGAGGCCAGTATGGAGACAAAAGTATCGTTGAACAAGCAGATGATTATTTGGAAGCAAGCAAGCAGCAGCTGGTGCAGTACAGCAATCCGCACATTGTGTTTGCCTTTTATAACGGCATTTCTAGCCCCATGGCAGAGAGACTGAAGGAAATGGGGCTCTCAGTACGGGGAGATATCGTAGCTGTGAACTCAATGATTGATTTCACAGAGGAGGCTGATAATTGGGCTGACTCTGATGAAGACTTGGAGGAGCCTCTGCAAGTGACAAAGGTAGATCGATCTACAGTCGTTGCCAGGGTTGCTTTTCCTGCTGAAGTTAAAGTGGATTTCTGCAACCGTGTCAATTTAGACATCACCACTCTGATTACGTTTGTATCGGCAGTGAGTCACGGTGGCTGCTGCTTCATCTTTAAGGAGAAGGTGCTGACGGAGCAAGCTTCCCAAGAGAGGGAGGAAAGCGTCTTGCCCAAGCTGCAGGCCTTCATGAAGGGCAAAGAGCTGTTTGCATGCGAGTCGGCGGTGAAAGATTTTCAAGCCATTCTGGAGACATTGGGTGGCCCTGGAGAAAAGGCCCGGGCGCAGAAGCTGCTGCAGGAAATCACAGTTGTTCCAGACCAGCCTTCTGAACGGGCCTCCAGATTGGAAGCCAGTGCAAAAATAAACAGCCGTTCTATTACTATCTTTGGCACTGGAGATGCCTTGAAGGCAATCACAATGACCGCAAACAGTGGCTTTGTCCGAGCCGCAGATAACCAAGGTGTGAAATTCAGTGTGTTTATCCATCAGCCTAGGGCCTTGACAGAAAGCAAGGAGCCAACAGCGACTCCTTTACCTGGGACTGCCTTTCATGAGAGAATCTCCAATGGTGGCTTAGTGAGATAG
- the c7h7orf25 gene encoding UPF0415 protein C7orf25 homolog isoform X1, whose protein sequence is MAAACGWDVAEKPTHFRQSENGGPERDAMSLHKILSERIAEAQELLGRAEALTRCRAGGVQGGAKLCSKLKAELKFLRKVEAGKVSVKESHLQSTNLTHLKAVIESAESLEDVVSLLHVFNYQERSGEKQSLVVDVVANGGLTWVKAIGRKAEALHSIWVGRGQYGDKSIVEQADDYLEASKQQLVQYSNPHIVFAFYNGISSPMAERLKEMGLSVRGDIVAVNSMIDFTEEADNWADSDEDLEEPLQVTKVDRSTVVARVAFPAEVKVDFCNRVNLDITTLITFVSAVSHGGCCFIFKEKVLTEQASQEREESVLPKLQAFMKGKELFACESAVKDFQAILETLGGPGEKARAQKLLQEITVVPDQPSERASRLEASAKINSRSITIFGTGDALKAITMTANSGFVRAADNQGVKFSVFIHQPRALTESKEPTATPLPGTAFHERISNGGLVR, encoded by the coding sequence GGATGCGATGTCCCTGCACAAGATTCTGTCCGAGAGGATTGCTGAAGCGCAGGAGCTGCTGGGGAGGGCAGAGGCGCTCACTCGCTGCCGTGCTGGCGGGGTGCAGGGTGGAGCCAAGCTCTGCAGCAAGCTGAAGGCGGAGCTCAAGTTCCTGCGGAAAGTGGAAGCGGGCAAGGTTTCTGTGAAGGAGTCGCACCTGCAGAGTACGAACCTCACCCACCTGAAGGCGGTCATTGAGTCGGCGGAGAGCCTGGAGGATGTGGTCAGCCTGCTGCATGTTTTCAACTACCAGGAACGCTCTGGGGAAAAGCAGTCACTGGTGGTGGACGTGGTCGCAAACGGAGGCCTCACCTGGGTCAAAGCCATCGGCCGGAAAGCCGAGGCTCTGCACAGTATCTGGGTGGGGAGAGGCCAGTATGGAGACAAAAGTATCGTTGAACAAGCAGATGATTATTTGGAAGCAAGCAAGCAGCAGCTGGTGCAGTACAGCAATCCGCACATTGTGTTTGCCTTTTATAACGGCATTTCTAGCCCCATGGCAGAGAGACTGAAGGAAATGGGGCTCTCAGTACGGGGAGATATCGTAGCTGTGAACTCAATGATTGATTTCACAGAGGAGGCTGATAATTGGGCTGACTCTGATGAAGACTTGGAGGAGCCTCTGCAAGTGACAAAGGTAGATCGATCTACAGTCGTTGCCAGGGTTGCTTTTCCTGCTGAAGTTAAAGTGGATTTCTGCAACCGTGTCAATTTAGACATCACCACTCTGATTACGTTTGTATCGGCAGTGAGTCACGGTGGCTGCTGCTTCATCTTTAAGGAGAAGGTGCTGACGGAGCAAGCTTCCCAAGAGAGGGAGGAAAGCGTCTTGCCCAAGCTGCAGGCCTTCATGAAGGGCAAAGAGCTGTTTGCATGCGAGTCGGCGGTGAAAGATTTTCAAGCCATTCTGGAGACATTGGGTGGCCCTGGAGAAAAGGCCCGGGCGCAGAAGCTGCTGCAGGAAATCACAGTTGTTCCAGACCAGCCTTCTGAACGGGCCTCCAGATTGGAAGCCAGTGCAAAAATAAACAGCCGTTCTATTACTATCTTTGGCACTGGAGATGCCTTGAAGGCAATCACAATGACCGCAAACAGTGGCTTTGTCCGAGCCGCAGATAACCAAGGTGTGAAATTCAGTGTGTTTATCCATCAGCCTAGGGCCTTGACAGAAAGCAAGGAGCCAACAGCGACTCCTTTACCTGGGACTGCCTTTCATGAGAGAATCTCCAATGGTGGCTTAGTGAGATAG